The Dehalogenimonas sp. 4OHTPN genome window below encodes:
- a CDS encoding reductive dehalogenase yields MSRRQFMKALGVTGAGVGAATLIAPAFKDLDEMTSEAATKLPTHGWFVKERELENPTSEIDWNVWKPYDAKTNPMAPDTDIRKQNLASYDARNLEGLKNKSPGFSLKDIALTSGLRNMYGTDCPWDGVPANNVQTPEARGTTVWQDTPENNLKTVRSAMHLAGCNQVGAIELTDRLKQRLFDAGTTVFEDIPKGFLDKNVYHIPNSCKWMLVFSAQQNFVQTIHSLHKDETQRGGYGWSKPALNPHAQGYATSAPFYFISSYFIRNLGYQTYRPPVRANVAMGVLAGIGEQGRVGNIVSPNRGMLIRMTYCWVTDLPLAPTKPVDFGIVKFCQNCMTCAKSCPSEAVSLEKEPYWETACTTNNPGVKHWYLDWQKCRDWGSPGPCCNCQACCPFNTPSESLIHQVVRYTAGKFGPLDSFYSTMEKQFAYAEPRSDNELAKWWDRELDSYKSDTILNAGTYKWW; encoded by the coding sequence ATGTCCAGGCGGCAATTCATGAAAGCTCTAGGCGTTACAGGTGCTGGCGTCGGTGCCGCCACTTTAATCGCCCCTGCTTTTAAAGACCTCGATGAAATGACATCCGAAGCGGCAACGAAGCTCCCGACTCACGGCTGGTTTGTTAAGGAACGGGAATTGGAAAATCCCACCAGCGAAATCGATTGGAATGTTTGGAAACCATATGATGCCAAAACCAATCCCATGGCACCCGATACTGACATACGGAAACAGAATCTTGCTTCATATGACGCCAGGAATCTTGAAGGGTTGAAGAATAAGAGCCCTGGATTTAGCCTCAAAGATATCGCCCTCACTTCCGGTCTCCGGAACATGTATGGAACCGACTGCCCCTGGGATGGGGTCCCGGCCAATAACGTGCAGACACCTGAAGCACGAGGTACCACTGTCTGGCAGGATACGCCTGAAAACAATCTGAAAACAGTGCGGTCAGCAATGCACCTGGCAGGTTGCAACCAGGTCGGGGCGATTGAACTAACCGATCGCCTCAAGCAAAGATTATTTGATGCTGGCACGACCGTTTTCGAAGATATTCCTAAGGGTTTTCTTGACAAGAACGTCTACCACATCCCCAACTCCTGCAAATGGATGCTGGTCTTTTCTGCACAACAGAATTTCGTCCAGACAATCCATAGCCTGCATAAGGACGAGACTCAGCGGGGCGGTTATGGTTGGTCAAAACCGGCTTTAAACCCGCATGCACAGGGCTACGCTACTTCTGCACCTTTTTACTTCATCTCTTCGTACTTTATCAGGAACCTGGGTTATCAGACTTATCGACCACCAGTGAGAGCCAACGTCGCCATGGGTGTCCTAGCAGGCATTGGAGAACAAGGTCGAGTAGGAAATATTGTCTCGCCCAACCGCGGGATGCTCATCCGAATGACCTACTGCTGGGTGACTGATCTGCCATTAGCTCCTACCAAACCGGTCGATTTCGGCATTGTGAAGTTTTGCCAAAACTGTATGACTTGCGCTAAATCATGTCCGTCAGAGGCGGTTTCATTGGAAAAGGAACCATACTGGGAGACAGCCTGCACAACCAACAATCCTGGTGTGAAACATTGGTACCTCGACTGGCAGAAGTGCCGCGATTGGGGCAGCCCAGGACCATGCTGCAACTGTCAAGCCTGTTGCCCGTTCAATACACCCAGTGAATCGTTGATTCACCAGGTCGTAAGGTACACTGCCGGTAAATTCGGACCTCTTGATAGTTTCTATTCCACCATGGAGAAGCAATTTGCCTACGCTGAGCCACGCAGCGATAATGAACTGGCGAAGTGGTGGGACAGGGAACTTGATAGTTACAAGAGTGATACGATCCTGAATGCGGGAACCTACAAATGGTGGTAA
- a CDS encoding 4Fe-4S double cluster binding domain-containing protein, with translation MAQFHNSISRRDFMKSVMFGVGGTAAAAGVAYAWGMQDGTSPLSFPGHQNRRGFEYEVFDRTPFEVDEVPETSWKVTAQNTTYMRPNQVVNGIHRPDLRWIYNSRFKNRHDPDVNKFDFAIPYSAWPSNGVQSLAPFWREYYEMYPDMLERDKKYIYDWLPGFRERYFKTTEMRDNFNAQEGYIANKIVSGDSALAPSSITTKPETFDWQGVSTTRAVFESPEKAAENIKWAAYHFGAQYVGIIPVHPEFVWYNHQSATRGFAVGEEIKIQPWWNYGIFVNAPMEWDSMMADPNYGQSNQGYNIVSTIAQQIVGYLKALGYPARWNSPNGGYDLTIPPHGALAGYGSIGRTSNCMSPDVGGNCRPAVVFTSLPMATDKPIDFNLYAFCKRCMICAENCPTQAISYSPEPDRVEYGMKRYATDFAVCNDGWAYGAGPTGCRACVAACPWTRRNTWSHRMMRNILARDSTGLVSNVALWAERNMYPKNMLDDLNPPLFKGVFDPPEYLKTANFISGFTPTPMGVK, from the coding sequence TTGGCTCAATTCCATAACTCAATAAGTCGACGCGATTTTATGAAGTCTGTGATGTTCGGTGTCGGCGGCACTGCCGCCGCAGCGGGAGTAGCGTATGCCTGGGGTATGCAAGATGGTACGAGCCCCTTGAGTTTTCCGGGGCATCAAAATCGGCGCGGCTTTGAATACGAAGTATTCGATCGTACACCTTTCGAAGTAGATGAAGTACCGGAGACAAGCTGGAAAGTCACCGCGCAGAATACGACCTATATGCGACCAAATCAGGTTGTTAACGGGATTCATCGCCCTGACCTGAGGTGGATCTATAACTCCAGATTCAAGAACCGCCACGACCCAGATGTAAATAAATTCGATTTTGCTATCCCATACAGCGCTTGGCCATCGAATGGAGTCCAATCTCTTGCGCCATTCTGGCGTGAATACTACGAAATGTATCCAGATATGCTCGAGCGTGACAAGAAATATATATATGACTGGCTCCCCGGTTTTCGAGAGCGTTACTTCAAGACTACCGAGATGCGGGATAATTTTAACGCTCAAGAGGGGTATATTGCTAACAAGATTGTTTCCGGGGATTCGGCTCTTGCGCCTTCCTCCATAACCACGAAACCAGAGACTTTTGACTGGCAGGGTGTCAGCACAACTCGAGCTGTTTTCGAATCACCTGAGAAGGCGGCCGAAAATATCAAATGGGCTGCCTACCATTTCGGGGCTCAATATGTTGGGATCATACCGGTTCATCCAGAATTCGTGTGGTATAACCATCAATCGGCCACGCGTGGATTCGCAGTTGGCGAGGAGATTAAGATTCAGCCGTGGTGGAACTACGGCATCTTCGTCAATGCTCCGATGGAATGGGATTCGATGATGGCTGATCCAAACTACGGCCAGTCCAACCAAGGTTACAACATAGTATCAACTATCGCCCAGCAAATCGTGGGTTACCTGAAAGCCCTGGGGTATCCAGCTCGATGGAACTCACCCAACGGTGGATATGATCTAACTATACCTCCACATGGTGCGCTAGCTGGATACGGTAGCATTGGTAGAACCTCGAACTGTATGTCTCCGGATGTGGGAGGCAATTGCCGCCCTGCGGTGGTCTTCACCTCTCTTCCGATGGCAACAGACAAGCCGATAGATTTCAATCTATATGCTTTCTGCAAACGTTGTATGATCTGTGCTGAAAATTGTCCGACCCAAGCGATCTCCTATTCGCCGGAACCAGATAGAGTTGAATATGGAATGAAGAGATATGCAACGGACTTTGCAGTTTGTAATGATGGTTGGGCTTATGGCGCTGGGCCAACCGGTTGTCGTGCTTGTGTAGCAGCATGTCCATGGACCCGTCGAAACACATGGTCACATCGAATGATGCGCAACATCCTTGCGCGAGACTCTACCGGTTTGGTTTCCAATGTCGCTCTTTGGGCAGAACGCAATATGTATCCAAAGAACATGCTCGACGACCTCAATCCGCCTCTGTTCAAAGGCGTTTTCGATCCGCCCGAATACCTGAAGACCGCGAACTTTATCTCCGGATTTACACCAACGCCGATGGGGGTAAAATAA
- a CDS encoding reductive dehalogenase: MSIFHSTVSRREFMKSLGLAGAGIGAASLVAPNFHDVDELMSSTNAIQKRPWFVKERNFLDPTVEHDWSAINRYDRRWQSQTTRIKSYFTETWNRREAASAKGSEISAKRQAEQAPGYTLRTRMLHSANLHNFTWSKTWTGPVKSGSNSYTESKTPEELGLPKWTGTPEEASKMMNAALRYYGSVLTGYAEFDQTWKDKVLVKYTTRGATKEWSSNNGALPSDTESLRYEFENVDKGYYTSDGSKYVFPNKPLWIITTVSPVASQFLKTPNAEAGYGSSFPGPNGTGGTLSSFVYGGTFRFLRSLGYECYSDTGHQSSPFNENMANQLTGINEQSRQQNYGLNAEYGNATYPTTFQTNLPLAPTPPVDAGMWKFCKTCGFCAINCPPGCIESHKDPTWEIPPYEGKEVTFHNKGIKAFWNNFILCQEYRSEASGCSQCWGYCTFSVDQAAMVHALVKQTISVTPLFNSFFATMGEVFGYGNQDSPEEWWDMSLPMMGIDTVKTAWKGR, encoded by the coding sequence ATGTCTATCTTCCACAGCACGGTTTCCCGCCGGGAATTTATGAAAAGTCTCGGCTTGGCCGGTGCGGGCATCGGGGCTGCCAGCCTGGTAGCGCCCAACTTCCACGACGTGGATGAACTCATGTCCTCTACCAATGCCATCCAGAAACGTCCCTGGTTCGTCAAGGAACGCAATTTCTTGGATCCCACCGTCGAACATGACTGGAGCGCTATCAACCGCTACGACCGACGCTGGCAGTCGCAGACTACCCGCATCAAGTCCTACTTCACTGAGACCTGGAACCGCCGCGAAGCAGCCTCTGCCAAAGGCTCCGAAATTTCAGCAAAGAGGCAAGCGGAACAGGCTCCGGGCTACACTCTTCGCACCCGCATGCTCCATAGCGCCAACCTTCACAACTTTACTTGGTCCAAGACCTGGACTGGCCCGGTCAAATCCGGCTCCAACAGCTACACTGAATCCAAGACCCCGGAAGAGCTCGGCCTGCCCAAGTGGACCGGCACCCCGGAAGAAGCCTCCAAGATGATGAACGCCGCACTGCGTTACTACGGCTCGGTGCTGACCGGTTATGCCGAGTTCGACCAAACCTGGAAGGACAAAGTCCTAGTCAAATACACCACCCGCGGCGCCACCAAGGAATGGAGCAGCAACAACGGTGCATTGCCGTCTGACACTGAGTCGCTGCGCTATGAATTCGAGAACGTCGACAAGGGCTACTATACCTCCGATGGATCCAAGTACGTCTTTCCTAACAAGCCTCTGTGGATCATCACTACAGTGAGCCCAGTTGCTAGCCAGTTCCTCAAGACCCCCAACGCCGAAGCCGGCTACGGTTCTAGCTTCCCCGGTCCCAACGGCACCGGCGGCACGCTGAGCTCGTTCGTCTACGGCGGCACCTTCCGCTTTCTACGATCTCTGGGTTACGAATGCTACTCCGACACTGGCCACCAGAGTTCACCGTTCAACGAGAACATGGCCAACCAGCTCACCGGCATCAACGAGCAGTCCCGGCAGCAGAACTACGGTCTGAACGCCGAATACGGCAACGCCACCTACCCCACCACCTTCCAGACCAACCTGCCGCTGGCGCCCACCCCGCCGGTTGATGCCGGTATGTGGAAGTTCTGCAAAACCTGCGGCTTCTGTGCCATCAACTGCCCGCCCGGCTGCATCGAGTCCCACAAGGATCCCACCTGGGAAATCCCGCCCTATGAAGGCAAGGAAGTTACCTTCCACAACAAGGGCATCAAGGCCTTCTGGAACAACTTCATCCTCTGCCAGGAGTATCGCTCTGAGGCTTCCGGCTGCAGCCAGTGCTGGGGCTACTGCACCTTCTCCGTCGATCAGGCCGCCATGGTCCATGCCCTGGTCAAGCAGACCATCTCCGTCACCCCGCTGTTCAACAGCTTCTTTGCCACCATGGGCGAAGTCTTCGGCTACGGCAACCAGGACAGCCCGGAAGAGTGGTGGGATATGTCCCTGCCAATGATGGGCATCGATACCGTCAAGACCGCCTGGAAAGGCCGGTAG
- a CDS encoding radical SAM protein: protein MKYYATGKQIVYPPDYKTKVMFLRKSQEWIDRKIAEGILESAYSFTAGGGFLVFNVESHEELIKHLIDFPMYCLSEFKVEPMVSFNQNAEIIINEFKKLGVYHDGWAKTRVYHVAYTPELKEICLFFWGCNIECRGCYCKRRIYSPMLKDFLGKHVEEPSGIEPAPEKFLTIDELLAILDQYEFTNVVFEGQEAAMDPELPNIARLLHERYKSHNLLLTNGVELPDLSHIDRVEVGIKAVTDELNVDYTGVSNKPVLDNLLKLVQSGKNTFVESVYIPDYIEVDEIERIARHIAGVKKDMLFVILPYFKAGDNPWRRPTTEEMEKAAEAARKHLKNVFFFRGNEELKYEVFSAFPEGAGGASYEPNLNALLSSVGMK from the coding sequence ATGAAATATTACGCCACCGGCAAACAGATTGTTTACCCTCCGGACTACAAAACCAAGGTGATGTTCCTGCGCAAGAGCCAGGAGTGGATCGACCGTAAGATCGCCGAAGGCATCCTTGAATCGGCCTACAGCTTCACCGCGGGCGGCGGCTTTCTCGTCTTCAACGTCGAATCCCATGAGGAGCTCATCAAGCACCTGATCGACTTCCCGATGTACTGCCTCTCTGAGTTCAAAGTGGAGCCCATGGTCAGCTTCAACCAGAACGCTGAAATCATCATTAACGAATTCAAAAAGCTCGGCGTCTACCACGACGGCTGGGCTAAGACTCGTGTCTACCATGTGGCTTACACGCCGGAACTTAAAGAGATATGCCTCTTTTTCTGGGGCTGCAACATCGAATGCCGCGGTTGCTACTGCAAGCGCCGCATCTACAGCCCCATGCTCAAAGACTTCCTTGGCAAGCATGTCGAGGAACCGTCCGGCATTGAGCCGGCGCCGGAAAAATTCCTGACCATTGACGAACTACTGGCTATCCTCGACCAGTATGAATTCACCAATGTCGTCTTTGAAGGCCAAGAAGCCGCCATGGACCCCGAACTGCCCAACATCGCCCGGCTGCTGCACGAGCGTTACAAGAGCCACAACCTGCTACTGACCAACGGCGTGGAACTTCCTGACCTGTCCCACATCGACCGGGTCGAGGTCGGCATCAAAGCGGTTACCGATGAACTCAATGTTGATTACACCGGCGTCTCCAACAAACCGGTGCTGGACAACCTCCTGAAGCTGGTCCAGTCAGGCAAAAACACCTTCGTCGAATCGGTCTACATCCCTGACTATATTGAGGTGGATGAGATCGAGCGCATCGCCCGGCATATCGCCGGCGTCAAAAAAGACATGCTGTTCGTCATCCTGCCTTACTTCAAAGCCGGCGACAACCCCTGGCGGCGGCCGACCACCGAGGAAATGGAAAAAGCCGCCGAAGCCGCCCGCAAGCACCTTAAAAATGTCTTCTTCTTCCGTGGCAATGAAGAACTCAAGTATGAAGTCTTTTCCGCCTTCCCGGAGGGTGCCGGCGGCGCCTCGTACGAACCCAACCTCAACGCCCTTTTGTCTTCCGTAGGCATGAAGTAA
- a CDS encoding reductive dehalogenase, giving the protein MSKFHSTFSRREFMKGLGLAGAGLGAAAAVAPAFHDIDELTATANPQRHPWYVKERELEDPTVEIDWNVFQRVDRTRKVLGVTFPVTATRATDGPLNPKVAKTIQMKADGRDIQYMKDLYPSYKGPTIRDYALTGATAASGGIGHPFTPTPNFLGVTTSVTIPTPESRNMTKWQGTPEENFLTLQNALRMYGASEVGVVELTEKTKKLIYLNNTSGKPYNFKDIDIAEDTKSEFAIPNKAKYVVTFSTLEASQTRCAPAPNWNGYDLYYRVINLAHYFIGALGYQHLEIAGASASDSFAVFSGLGEHSRSSMVATHYRYGNMQRGMHRMLTDMPLAPTKPFDAGIARFCVNCATCATMCPYESMPLGDKRWDHEDPEEEALKNYVPGYKGWRLYNFKCPRCKNCHTTCPYNSFTDASIHDVIRATATITPVFNGFFADMHERFGFGTRHPEEFWDNPANTGVVDVELLKHR; this is encoded by the coding sequence ATGTCCAAGTTCCATTCTACATTCAGCCGCCGCGAGTTCATGAAAGGGCTCGGCCTGGCGGGAGCCGGTTTGGGCGCCGCCGCAGCGGTCGCCCCTGCTTTCCATGACATCGATGAACTTACCGCAACCGCCAACCCGCAGCGCCATCCCTGGTATGTCAAAGAGCGCGAACTCGAGGATCCTACCGTCGAGATTGACTGGAATGTTTTTCAAAGGGTTGATCGTACCCGTAAGGTACTCGGTGTTACCTTTCCTGTGACTGCAACTAGAGCCACCGATGGCCCGTTGAATCCGAAGGTTGCCAAGACCATCCAGATGAAGGCAGACGGCCGAGATATTCAATACATGAAGGATCTTTACCCGTCTTATAAAGGACCCACAATTCGGGATTATGCCTTGACTGGCGCCACCGCTGCTTCAGGCGGCATCGGGCATCCGTTCACGCCTACACCGAACTTCTTAGGCGTCACCACCTCGGTGACCATCCCGACTCCGGAAAGCCGCAACATGACCAAGTGGCAGGGCACGCCAGAAGAGAACTTCCTCACCCTGCAGAATGCCCTGAGAATGTACGGAGCCTCAGAAGTAGGAGTTGTCGAACTCACTGAAAAAACAAAAAAGCTCATTTATCTCAACAACACTTCGGGCAAACCTTACAACTTCAAAGATATTGATATCGCTGAAGACACCAAGTCCGAGTTCGCCATTCCCAACAAAGCCAAATACGTCGTCACCTTCAGCACTTTGGAGGCTTCGCAGACACGCTGCGCCCCTGCCCCGAACTGGAACGGCTACGATCTTTATTATCGGGTGATTAACCTGGCGCACTACTTCATTGGCGCACTAGGCTATCAACACCTGGAAATCGCCGGCGCCAGCGCCTCGGATTCGTTCGCCGTTTTTTCGGGTTTGGGCGAACACTCGCGATCCAGTATGGTTGCCACCCACTATCGCTATGGCAACATGCAGCGCGGTATGCACCGCATGTTAACCGATATGCCGCTGGCTCCCACCAAACCCTTTGATGCCGGGATCGCCCGCTTCTGCGTCAACTGTGCTACCTGCGCCACAATGTGCCCTTATGAGTCAATGCCCCTTGGGGATAAACGGTGGGATCATGAGGACCCAGAAGAAGAGGCCTTAAAAAATTACGTTCCGGGATATAAAGGCTGGAGATTGTACAACTTCAAGTGTCCGCGCTGCAAGAACTGCCATACTACCTGCCCTTACAACTCTTTTACTGATGCCTCGATCCACGACGTTATTCGAGCCACCGCGACTATTACTCCAGTGTTTAACGGCTTCTTCGCGGATATGCACGAAAGGTTCGGCTTTGGCACTCGGCATCCTGAGGAATTCTGGGACAACCCGGCAAATACCGGCGTTGTGGACGTAGAACTGCTGAAACACAGATAA
- a CDS encoding zinc ribbon domain-containing protein — translation MPIYEFFCPNCNHTFERLSPLTGQPNVSCERCGLDGQRVMSRFSFRHATTHYQHMQERQEEARYKTDKRMDEDPLLDPTNWLNKVKQERAAEKAFAKEVQSKFGKEPDAPMRYMGELEMSRQISGEGAALES, via the coding sequence TTGCCTATTTATGAATTCTTTTGCCCGAACTGCAATCATACATTTGAGCGCCTGAGCCCGTTGACTGGCCAGCCAAACGTCTCATGTGAACGATGCGGTCTAGATGGTCAAAGGGTAATGTCCCGTTTTTCGTTCCGCCATGCCACAACCCATTACCAGCACATGCAGGAACGGCAGGAAGAAGCCAGGTATAAAACCGATAAGCGTATGGATGAGGACCCGCTGCTGGATCCTACGAATTGGTTGAATAAAGTTAAACAGGAAAGAGCGGCGGAAAAGGCGTTTGCCAAGGAAGTACAGAGCAAATTTGGTAAAGAACCAGACGCACCTATGAGGTATATGGGAGAACTGGAAATGTCCCGGCAGATAAGTGGAGAGGGCGCAGCACTAGAATCATAG
- a CDS encoding radical SAM protein, giving the protein MKTCIYHITYTPEQKDVCVHFWGCNFQCRGCYCSTQIYSPMLDFGAMLKRKPEVLARPPENFLTLAGVEAILDKLDFHSVVIEGQEAGLDPAYPAFTEILHRRYGATVTLVTNAAMLPDLTFTDTVEVGLKALDDRLHLDYTGVSNRPVLENFDRLIAMGKKIVVDTVLIPGYIDAAEAERVAEFVASRDSTIPFILLPYFPVGNNPWRRASAAEMDEAAGLVKKHLRRVFHFRGDEALKYPIFNVFPAEACSGTDPDSARYLAAAEGLNRRPGRILHQILEPEEVSAQ; this is encoded by the coding sequence ATGAAGACCTGCATCTACCATATCACCTATACGCCGGAGCAGAAGGATGTCTGCGTCCATTTCTGGGGCTGCAATTTCCAGTGCCGCGGCTGTTACTGCTCTACCCAAATCTACAGCCCAATGCTGGACTTCGGCGCCATGCTCAAGCGCAAACCCGAAGTCCTTGCCCGCCCGCCGGAAAATTTCCTGACGCTGGCCGGAGTCGAGGCTATCCTGGATAAGCTCGATTTCCACTCGGTGGTTATCGAAGGCCAGGAAGCCGGCCTGGACCCGGCGTACCCGGCGTTTACCGAAATCCTGCACCGCCGCTACGGCGCCACGGTGACCTTGGTCACCAACGCCGCGATGCTGCCCGACCTCACCTTCACCGATACCGTTGAGGTCGGCCTTAAGGCGCTGGATGACCGGCTGCACCTGGACTACACTGGGGTTTCCAACCGCCCCGTTCTCGAGAACTTCGACCGCTTGATTGCCATGGGCAAAAAAATAGTCGTGGATACGGTGCTCATCCCGGGCTATATCGACGCCGCCGAGGCCGAGCGTGTCGCCGAATTCGTCGCCTCCCGTGATTCAACCATCCCTTTCATCCTCCTGCCCTACTTCCCGGTCGGTAACAACCCGTGGCGCCGGGCTTCCGCCGCAGAAATGGACGAGGCCGCTGGCTTGGTCAAGAAACATCTCCGCCGCGTTTTTCACTTCCGCGGCGATGAAGCCCTCAAATACCCTATCTTCAACGTCTTCCCGGCCGAGGCCTGCTCCGGCACCGACCCCGATTCAGCCAGATATCTGGCTGCCGCCGAGGGCTTAAATCGCCGTCCGGGCCGGATCTTGCATCAAATACTAGAACCCGAGGAGGTATCCGCTCAATGA
- a CDS encoding dehalogenase gives MTVYQGPFWFLIAAIAIGLLIALGMFLSKKGKVTKWYDWVIIGVALLMGFFAVQNYFGSISEFEEEAASMFLVIVGIPALLLLGVAAALIMRRKATV, from the coding sequence ATGACTGTTTATCAGGGTCCGTTCTGGTTCCTTATTGCTGCCATAGCTATCGGCTTGCTGATAGCCCTTGGTATGTTCCTGAGTAAAAAGGGCAAGGTGACTAAGTGGTATGACTGGGTCATCATCGGCGTTGCCCTGCTCATGGGTTTCTTCGCTGTCCAGAACTACTTCGGCTCCATCTCCGAGTTCGAGGAAGAAGCCGCCTCAATGTTCTTGGTTATCGTCGGCATCCCCGCACTCCTGTTGCTGGGTGTCGCCGCCGCCTTGATCATGCGCCGCAAGGCAACTGTCTAG
- a CDS encoding radical SAM protein, translating to MRVLLVTSPNPNYSAYYAKAYTNLPKGLLYLASYLEQLGHEVKVYDGFVDERKPEDFLDFNPQLIGFSVITGPNLEGAILQSKQFRALFPAVPIVWGNVHTSVLPKQTLSEPYIDYVVIGAGEYTLAELIDYLEKGDRKLNDIKGLGFKIDGQMVLNDPRPFIKDLEALPDPAWHLVPVKKYSMIGINTSRGCVHRCAFCYNKAYNKGYIGYLSAERIISQIEFLRQHYEAKYIRFDEDNFTFNRKRLREFCNLLIERKIKISWNCDSRADLSDADVTLMAKAGCVAVGLGLESGSQRGLDFMQKDITVPEMERTFWSLVKHKIRTSVYIIYGYPTETVEDFNATHEMLKRLDNPYYMYNRFVPFPGSALYDYCVAQGMVTPPARLDDWPEFLIEYANKINLSHVPTEMMTEAAANWRANYAAQRIRFTLKHNPEYFLTLFKNPLKFLREVGELIKFHGQVNKFYKTVQRTLSGFSSSSQDSGLPLGIAPKPKVI from the coding sequence ATGAGAGTCCTGCTGGTGACATCACCCAATCCCAACTATTCCGCCTATTACGCCAAGGCTTATACCAACCTGCCCAAAGGCTTGCTCTACCTCGCTTCTTACCTTGAGCAATTGGGTCACGAGGTCAAGGTCTATGACGGCTTCGTTGACGAACGCAAGCCGGAAGATTTCCTGGATTTCAATCCGCAGCTAATCGGCTTTTCGGTCATCACCGGCCCCAACCTGGAAGGGGCGATTCTCCAGTCTAAGCAGTTTCGGGCTTTGTTCCCGGCGGTGCCAATCGTCTGGGGCAACGTCCATACCAGCGTCCTGCCGAAACAGACCCTGTCCGAGCCGTATATCGACTACGTCGTCATCGGCGCCGGCGAATACACTTTGGCCGAACTGATCGATTACCTGGAAAAGGGCGACCGGAAACTCAACGACATCAAAGGCCTCGGCTTCAAGATCGACGGCCAGATGGTCCTCAACGATCCCCGCCCGTTCATTAAGGATTTGGAAGCGCTACCGGACCCGGCTTGGCACCTGGTGCCGGTGAAGAAATACTCCATGATCGGCATCAACACCTCCCGCGGCTGTGTCCACCGCTGCGCCTTCTGCTACAACAAGGCCTACAACAAGGGTTACATCGGCTACCTCTCCGCTGAACGGATCATCTCCCAGATCGAATTCCTGCGCCAGCACTACGAGGCCAAATATATCCGCTTCGACGAGGACAACTTCACCTTCAACCGCAAGAGATTACGCGAGTTCTGCAACCTCCTCATCGAGCGTAAGATTAAGATCTCCTGGAACTGCGACTCCAGAGCCGACCTCTCAGATGCCGATGTCACTCTGATGGCCAAAGCCGGCTGCGTTGCCGTCGGCCTGGGGCTGGAGTCAGGCAGCCAGCGCGGCCTGGACTTCATGCAGAAGGATATTACCGTACCGGAGATGGAGCGGACTTTCTGGTCGCTGGTCAAGCACAAGATCCGCACCTCGGTCTACATCATCTACGGCTACCCCACCGAAACCGTTGAGGACTTCAACGCCACTCATGAAATGCTGAAACGGCTGGACAATCCTTACTACATGTACAACCGCTTCGTCCCCTTCCCCGGCAGCGCCCTCTACGATTACTGCGTGGCACAAGGCATGGTGACGCCGCCGGCCCGCCTCGACGACTGGCCGGAATTCCTCATCGAGTATGCTAATAAAATCAACCTGAGCCACGTGCCCACCGAAATGATGACCGAGGCCGCGGCCAACTGGCGCGCCAACTACGCCGCCCAGCGCATCAGGTTCACCCTGAAGCACAACCCCGAATATTTCCTGACCCTTTTCAAGAACCCACTCAAATTCCTGCGGGAGGTCGGGGAACTGATCAAGTTCCACGGCCAGGTGAACAAGTTCTACAAAACCGTGCAGCGGACACTATCCGGCTTCTCATCGAGCAGTCAGGATTCCGGTCTGCCGCTCGGCATCGCGCCCAAACCGAAGGTGATTTAA